From the Paenibacillus tianjinensis genome, the window CACTCTGAATCAGGTAAAAATATAGTAAATAGGCGACAGCGGTACAGATGAGGGATAAGCCGAGCACAGAGTAGACCGCCGCCGCTGACGGCATATGCCGGGGAGCAAAAATGACCGCGAGCGGAAGCAGCACTACGGCTGCCCCAAGCTGCTGGCCGGCGGCAAGCGTAAGTGGTGCGAGGCCACGGCCGGCACGGGCGGCATACAGCCCGCCGAAGCCGTAAGAAAGCGCAGCCCCGAGTGAAAAGAAGACCGACAACAGCACCCTTCCCTCAAGCGGGACCGGACTCCACCCGACCAGAACAGCCACGCCCACAAGTCCGATGATTAAGCCGATGGATTTCGATATTCCCGGCTTCTCGCCAAGGGTTCCCCAGGCGGCAAGCGCTGTGAACATCGGGGTAGTCGCATTAAGAATGGCTGCCAGTGAGGCGTTCAGCTCCAGTTCAGCCATGCAGATCAGTGTAAAAGGCAGCGCGGCATTCAGCGCCCCAAGCAGCAGAAACTGCTTCCAGTGCCGCCCCATCCCAAGCGTCTTCCGTGTAATCCTGGCGTAGAGCAGCAAAGCGGCTGCAGCCAGCGTTACGCGGAGTTCTGTGGTAAACACCGGTCCTAGCTCAGGAGAGGCGATTCTCATAAACAGAAATGAAGCTCCCCAGGCAAATGCCAGCAGCAGCAGTACCGTAAAGTCTTTCCGGCTCATCGCTGCCCCCCCTTCCTGCAGAGCAGCAGATAGGACAGGATGGAGCAAAGACCGGCCCCTGCGATGACTACCGCCATCGGAATTGCCGTTTCGTCGCCGCCAAGACCGACCAGCGGAGCCACGCAGCCGCCCAGCAGCAGCGGCAATAGTCCGAGCAGCGCCGAGGCGCTTCCTGCCGATTCACCCTGGTCCTGCATGGCCAGCGAGAAGCTGGTCGTGCTGACCAATCCGACGCTCGAGACCACAGCGAACAGGCAGATCAGGATCGGGAGCAGGCCGCCTCCGGCCAGAACCGCAGCCAGCAGCATTACTCCGCCGAGCGTGCAGAGTGCAAGACCGCTGGCAAGCAGCTTCCTCTCACCAAGTCTCCCGGACAATCTGCCGGCAATCTGTCCGGAGAGGATAATACCGAACCCGTTAACGGCAAAGATCAGACTGTACATTTGCGGAGAGACCCCGAACATATTCTGCAGGATAAAGGAAGAACCCGAAATATACGCGAACATCGCTGCAGTAACAAACCCCTGGGAAAGGGCATAGCCCATAAACCGTCCGTTGCCGAGCAGTCCGCGGAAGGTAAGCAGTGTCCTTCTAAGCCCGCTTCTCACGCGCCGCTCCTTCGGCAGCGTCTCCGGCAACCCCAGCAGAATCATCGCGCAGAAGAGCAGCCCGGCGCAAAAGAGCACAATGAACACCCCTTGCCAGGAGGTTACTCTCAGCAGCTGCCCCCCGATAATCGGTGCAAAAATCGGCCCCAGCCCGTTGACAATCATCAGGAGTGAGAAGAACCTGGTTAATTCTGAGCCGCTGTACAGGTCACGGACCGCCGCCCGCGAGATGACTACTCCTACAGAGCCGGCAAAGCCCTGGATGAAGCGCAGCACGACCAGCAGCCCGATAGAGGGGCTGAATGCACACAGCAATGAAGATACGGTATAGATCAGCATGCCGATCAGCAGCGGACGGCGGCGGCCATGGACATCGCTGAGCGGTCCGGCCACCAGTTGACCGGAAGCCAGTCCCAGCAGAAAGAAGGTCAGACTAAGCTGCACCAACGCAGCACTGGTTCCGAAATGCTTGCCGAGCTCCGGCAGGGCAGGCAGATACATGTCAATCGACAAAGGGCCAATCGTCGCAACGGCCCCCAGAATGAGTACCAGCTGCAGCCTCTGTTTCCGGGATGGCCCCTCTGCCGGGAGCACGCGGTTATCCATTTTTTCTCTGATCATGATACAATGACGCCAACCTTTCTGCAGCAACCCTCAGGCCTGTTTTTAGTAATCTCCATACTACCTGATCGGGGACAGAATGTTCAATGCATCTAAACATATATATTCTTATATTTATCCAAAAAACCGCCCGCAGGAGCTTTTAAGAGGTTGTCAGCACTCTTAGCAGCGGCCCCACAGGCGGCTATAGGTAATACTCTTTTTGCAGACTTGAACTTAATTCATGTGCTGACCCAGCCAATTCCGGGCAGCCTCCACCTCGGCTGTACTGAGGCGATGGCCTTGATTCCCCCAGTGGGCGGTCACGTCCGCTCCTGCTCCCTGCAGCAGCTGCTCCAGCTCCCGGGTTTCCTCTGCCTTGATCAGCGGGTCATTGGTTCCCGCCCCGATGAATACGGAGACACCGGCAAGGGAAGGCAATGTCAGACCCCGCAGCGGAACCATCGGATGTAGCAGCACCGCAGAGCGGAAGATGCTTCCGTAATGGAAGAGCAGGCTGCCGGCAATGTTGGCTCCGTTGGAGTAGCCGACGGCGACGAGATTGCTGCTGTCGAAGCCGTACTGGGCTGCGGCACTGTCCAGGAACTGATTCACCTCATGGGTACGGAAGATCAGATCCTCCTCATCGAATACCCCTTCAGCGAGGCGGCGGAAGTAACGCGGCATGCCATTCTCCAGCACATTTCCCCGGATACCCAGCACTGAGGAGCCGGGAGACAGCATTTCCGCCAGCGGAATCAGATCATGCTCATTGCCGCCGGTGCCATGGAATAATACGAGGGTCGGCAGAGTGGCATCCGTACCTTTTTTAAAGATATGAATCATAGCTGGTTCACCTCCACTTCACGGATTTCAAACGGACTCAGCTTCGCTTCAATCACTGCACGGTTCGGTTCAAACCAGGCTGGCAGCATTAGCTTCTGCCCCAGTTTATCCGCATCCTCATCACGGGCAAAGCCTGGAGGATCGGTAGCAATCTCGAATAGGATGCCGCCTTCCTCGCGGAAGTAGATGGCGTTAAAGTAC encodes:
- a CDS encoding alpha/beta hydrolase; this translates as MIHIFKKGTDATLPTLVLFHGTGGNEHDLIPLAEMLSPGSSVLGIRGNVLENGMPRYFRRLAEGVFDEEDLIFRTHEVNQFLDSAAAQYGFDSSNLVAVGYSNGANIAGSLLFHYGSIFRSAVLLHPMVPLRGLTLPSLAGVSVFIGAGTNDPLIKAEETRELEQLLQGAGADVTAHWGNQGHRLSTAEVEAARNWLGQHMN
- a CDS encoding multidrug effflux MFS transporter codes for the protein MIREKMDNRVLPAEGPSRKQRLQLVLILGAVATIGPLSIDMYLPALPELGKHFGTSAALVQLSLTFFLLGLASGQLVAGPLSDVHGRRRPLLIGMLIYTVSSLLCAFSPSIGLLVVLRFIQGFAGSVGVVISRAAVRDLYSGSELTRFFSLLMIVNGLGPIFAPIIGGQLLRVTSWQGVFIVLFCAGLLFCAMILLGLPETLPKERRVRSGLRRTLLTFRGLLGNGRFMGYALSQGFVTAAMFAYISGSSFILQNMFGVSPQMYSLIFAVNGFGIILSGQIAGRLSGRLGERKLLASGLALCTLGGVMLLAAVLAGGGLLPILICLFAVVSSVGLVSTTSFSLAMQDQGESAGSASALLGLLPLLLGGCVAPLVGLGGDETAIPMAVVIAGAGLCSILSYLLLCRKGGQR
- a CDS encoding DMT family transporter; the encoded protein is MSRKDFTVLLLLAFAWGASFLFMRIASPELGPVFTTELRVTLAAAALLLYARITRKTLGMGRHWKQFLLLGALNAALPFTLICMAELELNASLAAILNATTPMFTALAAWGTLGEKPGISKSIGLIIGLVGVAVLVGWSPVPLEGRVLLSVFFSLGAALSYGFGGLYAARAGRGLAPLTLAAGQQLGAAVVLLPLAVIFAPRHMPSAAAVYSVLGLSLICTAVAYLLYFYLIQSVGAVKTVSVTFLVPVFGLMWGVIFLNEPVYANTVAGLAIILLSVMLVNRKSRAKGSTGVDSVTGKQG